In Streptomyces puniciscabiei, a single genomic region encodes these proteins:
- a CDS encoding NAD-binding protein: MVVCGDDGLAHRLAAELRGVYGEQVTLVVPPNERTVRPPVVGRARSASAALFDRMVNAAVSRGGSGSGTGAGAGATGTAAGNGSGGEAERVLEAAEITESVLARAGVDRAAALALVFDDDETNIRAALTARRLNPRLRLVLRLYNRRLGQHIEELLDQAAVLAAGDGGTDASTTVLSDADTAAPALAATAVAGTSKVVQTEGLLLRAVERPTAGTGLCTLALLSPPGTDPEAGGDQEPRLLPDDDEVGRAAGRPAVVLEQVSSAGGGESAAPGRGGVPPLASLFSRRLRWSLAGMVACVVALAVALWVVTGMHPLSAFYLTLLDLFAIDNPAIGAPLGRQILQLLSGLVGLLLLPVLLAAVLEALGTFRTASALRKPPRGLGGHVVLLGLGKIGTRVLTRLRELNIPVVCVESDPEARGLATARRLRVPVVLGDVTQEGVLESAKIHRAYALLAVTSADTTNLEAVLYARNVRPDLRVVLRLYDDDFATAVYRTLRAAYPHALTRSRSVTHLAAPAFAGAMLGRQVLGAIAVERRVLLFAAVDVAGHPQLEGRTVRQAFRAGSWRVLALEGRTDTAPDHVLEKGDRVVVAATRRGLAELR, from the coding sequence ATGGTGGTGTGCGGTGACGACGGGCTCGCGCACCGGCTGGCCGCCGAGTTGCGCGGCGTCTACGGCGAGCAGGTCACCCTCGTGGTGCCGCCGAACGAACGCACCGTCAGACCTCCGGTGGTGGGACGGGCCCGGTCCGCTTCGGCCGCGCTGTTCGACCGGATGGTGAACGCCGCGGTGAGCCGGGGCGGCAGCGGCTCGGGAACCGGAGCCGGGGCCGGGGCGACCGGGACGGCGGCCGGCAACGGCAGCGGCGGTGAGGCCGAACGGGTGCTGGAGGCCGCCGAGATCACCGAGTCCGTGCTGGCCCGGGCCGGAGTGGACCGGGCCGCCGCGCTCGCCCTCGTCTTCGACGACGACGAGACCAACATCCGGGCCGCGCTGACCGCCCGCCGGCTCAACCCGCGGCTGCGGCTCGTCCTCCGGCTCTACAACCGGCGGTTGGGCCAGCACATCGAGGAACTCCTCGACCAGGCGGCCGTGTTGGCCGCCGGGGACGGGGGCACCGACGCCTCCACCACCGTGCTGTCCGACGCCGACACCGCCGCGCCCGCGCTGGCCGCCACCGCCGTCGCCGGCACCAGCAAGGTCGTCCAGACCGAGGGGCTGCTGCTGCGGGCCGTCGAACGGCCGACGGCCGGCACCGGACTGTGCACCCTCGCCCTGCTCTCCCCGCCGGGCACGGATCCCGAGGCCGGCGGGGACCAGGAGCCCCGGCTGCTGCCGGACGACGACGAGGTGGGGCGGGCCGCCGGGCGGCCGGCGGTGGTGCTGGAGCAGGTGTCCTCGGCGGGCGGCGGCGAGTCGGCCGCGCCCGGCCGGGGCGGGGTGCCGCCGCTCGCCTCGCTGTTCTCGCGGCGGCTGCGGTGGTCGCTGGCGGGCATGGTGGCGTGCGTGGTCGCGCTCGCCGTCGCGCTGTGGGTGGTGACCGGGATGCATCCGCTCAGTGCCTTCTATCTGACCCTGCTGGACCTCTTCGCGATCGACAACCCGGCCATCGGCGCGCCCCTGGGCCGGCAGATCCTCCAACTCCTTTCCGGGCTCGTCGGGTTGCTGCTGCTTCCGGTGCTGCTGGCAGCCGTGCTGGAGGCGCTGGGCACCTTCCGCACGGCCTCCGCCCTGCGGAAACCTCCGCGCGGCCTGGGCGGGCACGTGGTGCTGCTCGGGCTCGGGAAGATCGGCACCCGGGTACTGACCCGGCTGCGTGAGCTGAACATCCCCGTCGTGTGCGTCGAGTCCGACCCGGAGGCGCGGGGACTGGCGACCGCGCGGCGGCTGCGGGTGCCGGTGGTCCTCGGGGACGTCACCCAGGAAGGGGTGCTGGAGTCCGCGAAGATCCACCGGGCGTACGCACTGCTGGCGGTGACCAGCGCGGACACCACGAACCTGGAGGCCGTGCTGTACGCGCGGAACGTACGGCCCGATCTGCGGGTGGTGCTGCGGCTGTACGACGACGACTTCGCCACCGCGGTGTACCGCACCCTGCGGGCCGCCTACCCGCACGCCCTCACCCGGAGCCGCAGCGTCACGCACCTGGCCGCGCCCGCGTTCGCCGGGGCGATGCTGGGGCGGCAGGTGCTGGGCGCCATCGCGGTGGAGCGGCGGGTGCTGCTGTTCGCCGCGGTCGACGTCGCCGGGCATCCCCAGCTGGAGGGCCGGACGGTACGCCAGGCCTTCCGCGCCGGTTCCTGGAGGGTACTGGCGCTGGAGGGACGCACCGACACGGCACCGGACCATGTGCTGGAGAAGGGGGACCGTGTCGTGGTCGCCGCGACCCGCAGAGGACTGGCGGAACTGCGCTGA
- a CDS encoding S9 family peptidase, which translates to MSESNGPGARDAAGMPDWEKRFRAPRVSLPDWAEDAPERSLFVSNATGTYELYAWDRATGGQRQVTDRPNGTTDGALSPDGAWIWWFDDKDGDEFGIWRRQPFEGGADEPAVPGLDPSYPAGLALSRDGRTAVVGRSTDDEGTTIHLAREGEDPVEIYRHRESAGVGDLSHDGSLIAVEHTEHGDAMHAALRVLRPDGTPVAELDDTKGGTEELGLEVLGFAPVDGDTRLLIGHQRRGRWEPLVWDVATGEETDLALDLPGDVSAEWYPDGSALLIAHGFEARSELFRYDLASRELTRIPTPPGTVSGATARPDGSVEYLWSSAAEPPAVRSTSGGVVLDPPGMACPPSVPVEDAWVEGPGGRIHALIQRPAGASGPLPTVFDLHGGPTWHDSDSFAAGPAAWVDQGYAVIRINYRGSTGYGRAWTDALKHRVGLIELEDVAAVRDWAVSSGLADPARLILTGASWGGYLTLLGLGTQPEAWTVGIAVVPVADYVTAYHDEMEALKAMDRTLLGGTPEEVPERFEASSPLTYVDAVRAPVYISAGVNDPRCPIRQIDNYVKRLESRGAPHEVYRYDAGHGSLVVDERIKQVRLEMDFAARHLGG; encoded by the coding sequence ATGAGTGAGAGCAACGGGCCGGGTGCGCGCGACGCGGCCGGCATGCCGGACTGGGAGAAGCGCTTCCGGGCGCCGCGGGTGTCACTGCCCGACTGGGCGGAGGACGCGCCGGAGCGCTCCCTGTTCGTGTCGAACGCGACGGGCACGTACGAGCTGTACGCCTGGGACCGCGCGACGGGCGGGCAGCGGCAGGTGACGGACCGGCCGAACGGCACGACGGACGGCGCGCTCTCCCCGGACGGCGCCTGGATCTGGTGGTTCGACGACAAGGACGGCGACGAGTTCGGCATCTGGCGCCGCCAGCCCTTCGAGGGAGGAGCGGACGAGCCGGCCGTCCCGGGCCTCGATCCGTCCTACCCGGCCGGGCTCGCCCTGTCCCGGGACGGGCGCACGGCGGTCGTGGGCCGCTCCACGGACGACGAGGGCACGACGATCCACCTCGCCCGGGAGGGCGAGGACCCGGTGGAGATCTACCGGCACCGCGAGTCGGCGGGCGTCGGCGACCTCTCGCACGACGGCTCCCTGATCGCCGTCGAGCACACCGAGCACGGCGACGCCATGCACGCGGCGCTGCGCGTCCTGCGCCCGGACGGCACGCCGGTCGCCGAGCTGGACGACACCAAGGGCGGCACCGAGGAGCTGGGCCTGGAGGTGCTGGGCTTCGCACCGGTCGACGGCGACACCCGGCTGCTCATCGGCCATCAGCGCCGGGGCCGCTGGGAGCCGCTGGTGTGGGACGTGGCCACGGGCGAGGAGACCGACCTCGCCCTGGACCTGCCGGGCGACGTGAGCGCCGAGTGGTATCCGGACGGCTCGGCCCTGCTCATCGCCCACGGCTTCGAGGCCCGCAGCGAGCTGTTCCGCTACGACCTGGCGAGCCGCGAGCTGACCCGCATCCCCACCCCGCCCGGCACGGTCTCCGGCGCCACCGCCCGCCCCGACGGCAGCGTGGAGTACCTGTGGTCGTCGGCCGCCGAGCCGCCCGCCGTCCGCTCGACGTCCGGCGGCGTCGTCCTGGACCCGCCCGGCATGGCCTGCCCGCCGTCGGTGCCCGTGGAGGACGCGTGGGTGGAGGGGCCCGGCGGCCGCATCCACGCCCTGATCCAGAGGCCGGCGGGCGCGAGCGGCCCGCTGCCGACGGTCTTCGACCTGCACGGCGGCCCGACCTGGCACGACAGCGACTCCTTCGCCGCCGGCCCGGCCGCCTGGGTCGACCAGGGCTATGCGGTGATCCGCATCAACTACCGCGGCTCCACCGGCTACGGCCGCGCCTGGACCGATGCCCTGAAGCACCGGGTCGGCCTGATCGAGCTGGAGGACGTGGCCGCGGTCCGTGACTGGGCGGTCTCCTCGGGCCTCGCCGACCCCGCCCGGCTGATCCTCACCGGCGCCTCCTGGGGCGGCTACCTCACCCTGCTCGGCCTCGGCACCCAGCCCGAGGCCTGGACGGTGGGCATCGCGGTCGTGCCCGTCGCGGACTACGTCACCGCGTACCACGACGAGATGGAGGCCCTGAAGGCCATGGACCGCACCCTGCTGGGCGGCACCCCCGAAGAAGTCCCCGAGCGCTTCGAGGCCTCGTCCCCGCTCACGTACGTCGACGCGGTCAGGGCCCCGGTCTACATCTCGGCGGGCGTCAACGACCCCCGCTGCCCGATCCGCCAGATCGACAACTACGTCAAGCGCCTGGAGAGCAGAGGCGCGCCCCACGAGGTCTACCGCTACGACGCCGGGCACGGCTCCCTGGTGGTGGACGAGCGGATCAAGCAGGTGAGACTGGAGATGGACTTCGCGGCGAGGCACCTGGGCGGGTAG
- a CDS encoding TIGR03943 family putative permease subunit produces MNRQAQSAVMFLLGAALLHAGSTDLFLRYVKEGLRPLLLASGAVLIAAALATVWYERRRIRAAAAKTHAHPEPRVSWLLLLPLLALILIAPPALGSYSALHSGTALQKPYALDPLPAADPAPLTVIGYASRAAYGHGRSLQGRTVRVTGFLALDPSGAPYLVRMALNCCAADAQPVKIALTGDLPPVLRPDAWLEVTGTYSPRLIHDPVNGGPIPYLKVGSARPVPVPHDPYDETWNT; encoded by the coding sequence GTGAACCGCCAGGCCCAGTCCGCCGTCATGTTCCTGCTCGGCGCAGCCCTCCTCCACGCGGGCAGCACCGACCTCTTCCTGCGGTACGTCAAGGAGGGCCTGCGCCCGCTGCTGCTCGCCTCGGGCGCGGTACTGATCGCGGCGGCGCTGGCGACGGTCTGGTACGAGCGCCGACGCATCAGGGCCGCCGCCGCAAAGACGCACGCGCACCCCGAACCCCGCGTCTCCTGGCTCCTGTTGCTGCCCCTCCTCGCCCTCATCCTCATCGCCCCGCCCGCCCTCGGCTCCTACAGCGCCCTGCACTCCGGTACGGCCCTGCAGAAGCCGTACGCCCTCGACCCGCTGCCCGCCGCCGACCCGGCCCCCCTCACCGTGATCGGCTACGCCTCGCGTGCCGCCTACGGCCACGGCCGTTCCCTGCAGGGCCGCACGGTCCGCGTCACCGGTTTCCTCGCCCTGGACCCCTCGGGCGCGCCGTACCTGGTGCGCATGGCCCTCAACTGCTGTGCCGCGGACGCCCAGCCCGTCAAGATCGCCCTCACCGGCGACCTGCCCCCGGTCCTGCGCCCGGACGCCTGGCTGGAGGTGACCGGCACGTACAGCCCCCGGCTGATCCACGACCCGGTCAACGGCGGTCCCATCCCCTACCTGAAGGTCGGTTCAGCCAGACCGGTCCCGGTGCCCCACGACCCGTACGACGAGACCTGGAACACCTGA
- a CDS encoding PH domain-containing protein codes for MNSSDIVCRSPWRHGVRWSVLLGAGGGLLAGAGPGCAGVLPDTLPLVLVTLGVCMVGAAMWSLYLVTGWARADAHGLHCWTLLRRRSVPWQEVADLLVRVQTLPRGGENQRVMVVLRNGRRLLLPQPSGVAYGKPAFTERLAALRRLHSLYGTPGSSRIRYVTGKSVGSGWAGRLCACLLLLVAAGTAAWFVSAATAHERAWERAVPCPAGASGAASYDCLSTLPAVISRTDPRGPKQTSWLYFAHGTPTDRLGVSSDAARAFQAGDRVELTVWHRQVMKVAGRRYVWHDHVITGGSVAVTAAALVLAAGYPAAQVLLRLRGRWRRRPDDEVLPSDLPFVGALVGTAAWLLPLCYLHPTDMLASTGPVTWLALGSPVSVALFALAWRATRFPAPPDPGAPRPA; via the coding sequence GTGAACAGCTCTGACATCGTCTGCCGATCCCCCTGGAGACACGGCGTGCGGTGGTCCGTGCTGCTCGGGGCGGGCGGGGGACTGCTCGCCGGAGCGGGGCCGGGGTGCGCGGGCGTGCTGCCGGACACCCTCCCCCTCGTGCTGGTGACCCTGGGCGTCTGCATGGTGGGGGCCGCGATGTGGTCGCTGTACCTGGTGACGGGCTGGGCGCGTGCGGACGCGCACGGGCTGCACTGCTGGACGTTGCTGCGCCGCCGCAGCGTGCCGTGGCAGGAGGTCGCGGATCTGCTGGTCCGGGTGCAGACCCTGCCCCGGGGCGGGGAGAACCAGCGGGTCATGGTGGTGCTGCGCAACGGGCGCAGACTGCTGTTGCCCCAGCCGTCCGGCGTGGCGTACGGCAAACCGGCCTTCACCGAACGGCTGGCCGCGCTGCGCCGGCTGCACAGCCTGTACGGCACCCCCGGGTCGAGCCGGATCCGATATGTCACCGGCAAGAGTGTGGGCAGCGGCTGGGCGGGCCGGCTGTGTGCCTGCCTGCTGCTGCTCGTGGCGGCGGGTACGGCCGCGTGGTTCGTATCGGCCGCCACGGCGCACGAGCGGGCCTGGGAGCGTGCCGTGCCCTGCCCGGCCGGGGCGTCCGGCGCCGCGTCGTACGACTGCCTGTCCACCCTTCCGGCGGTGATCTCCCGGACGGATCCGCGCGGGCCGAAGCAGACCAGCTGGCTGTACTTCGCCCACGGCACCCCGACCGACCGGCTCGGGGTGTCCTCCGACGCCGCCCGGGCCTTCCAGGCCGGTGACCGGGTGGAACTCACCGTCTGGCACCGCCAGGTGATGAAGGTCGCCGGGCGGCGATATGTCTGGCACGACCACGTCATCACGGGCGGCAGCGTGGCCGTCACGGCGGCCGCGCTCGTCCTCGCCGCGGGGTATCCGGCGGCCCAGGTGCTGCTGCGGCTGCGCGGGCGGTGGCGTCGGCGGCCCGATGACGAGGTGCTGCCGTCGGATCTGCCGTTCGTGGGCGCCCTCGTCGGTACGGCCGCATGGCTGCTGCCGCTGTGCTACCTCCACCCCACGGACATGCTCGCTTCGACCGGACCGGTCACCTGGCTGGCCCTCGGTTCGCCGGTCTCGGTCGCCCTGTTCGCCCTGGCCTGGCGAGCCACCCGCTTCCCTGCTCCGCCGGACCCCGGAGCACCGCGGCCGGCGTAG
- a CDS encoding NAD(+) synthase, giving the protein MSFWSIYQHGFARVAACTGHTVIADPPANAEAVLRHARRCAEEGVAVAVFPELCLSGYAIDDLLLQDAMLDDVEKALARIVAESAELLPVLVVGAPLRHRDRIFNCAVVVHRGRILGVVPKSYPPNYREFYERRQIAGGDAERGGTIRLGGAEVPFGVDLLFAAQDVPGLVLHAEICEDMWVPVPPSAEAALAGASVLVNLSGSPITVGRAEDRKLLCRSASSRCLAAYVYAAAGLGESTTDLSWDGQTLIYENGVLLAETERFPLGEQYAVADVDLDLLRQERQRMGTFGENRRTHAARTGDFRTVSFELDPPVTDLGLRRRLERFPFVPADADRLALDCYEAYNIQVAGLQQRLASIGGPKVVIGVSGGLDSTHALIVAARAMDRAGRPRSDILAFTLPGFATSDHTKDNAHRLMRALGVTASELDITPTARLMLKEIGHPFASGEPVYDVTFENVQAGLRTDYLFRLANQRGGIVLGTGDLSELALGWSTYGVGDQMSHYNVNSGVPKTLIQHLIRWVISSEQFDEETGKILAAILDTEISPELVPGEELQSTESKIGPYALHDFTLFHVLRYGFRPSKIAFLAWHAWHDAESGAWPPGFPEADRGSYDLAQIRHWLEVFIRRFFAFSQFKRSAMPNGPKVSAGGSLSPRGDWRAPSDGTAQAWLRDLERFGPLGEEDRQ; this is encoded by the coding sequence TTGAGCTTCTGGTCGATCTACCAGCACGGCTTCGCGCGCGTCGCCGCGTGTACGGGCCACACCGTCATCGCCGACCCGCCCGCCAACGCCGAGGCGGTGCTGCGCCACGCGCGCCGGTGTGCCGAGGAGGGCGTCGCGGTCGCCGTGTTCCCGGAGCTGTGCCTGTCCGGGTACGCGATCGACGACCTGCTGCTGCAGGACGCCATGCTCGACGACGTCGAGAAGGCGCTCGCCAGGATCGTCGCCGAGTCGGCCGAGCTGCTGCCGGTGCTGGTCGTGGGCGCCCCGCTGCGCCACCGCGACCGGATCTTCAACTGCGCGGTGGTCGTGCACCGCGGCCGGATCCTGGGCGTCGTACCGAAGTCGTACCCGCCGAACTACCGGGAGTTCTACGAGCGCCGGCAGATCGCGGGCGGCGACGCCGAGCGCGGCGGGACGATCCGGCTCGGCGGCGCCGAGGTCCCCTTCGGCGTCGATCTGCTCTTCGCCGCGCAGGACGTGCCCGGCCTCGTGCTGCACGCGGAGATCTGCGAGGACATGTGGGTGCCGGTGCCCCCGAGCGCGGAGGCGGCCCTCGCCGGGGCGAGCGTCCTCGTCAACCTCTCGGGCAGCCCGATCACGGTCGGCCGGGCCGAGGACCGCAAGCTGCTGTGCCGCTCGGCGTCCTCGCGCTGTCTCGCCGCGTACGTGTACGCGGCGGCCGGGCTCGGCGAGTCGACCACCGACCTGTCCTGGGACGGCCAGACCCTGATCTACGAGAACGGGGTGCTGCTGGCCGAGACCGAACGCTTCCCGCTCGGCGAGCAGTACGCGGTGGCCGACGTGGACCTCGACCTGCTGCGGCAGGAGCGGCAGCGGATGGGCACGTTCGGCGAGAACCGCCGCACCCACGCCGCGCGCACCGGCGACTTCCGCACGGTGTCGTTCGAGCTGGACCCTCCGGTGACCGATCTGGGCCTGCGCCGCCGCCTCGAACGCTTCCCCTTCGTGCCCGCCGACGCGGACCGCCTCGCCCTGGACTGCTACGAGGCGTACAACATCCAGGTCGCGGGCCTCCAGCAGCGCCTCGCGTCGATCGGCGGCCCGAAGGTCGTCATCGGCGTCTCCGGTGGGCTGGACTCCACGCACGCGCTGATCGTCGCCGCCCGGGCGATGGACCGCGCAGGGCGTCCGCGCAGCGACATCCTCGCCTTCACCCTGCCCGGCTTCGCCACCAGCGACCACACCAAGGACAACGCCCACCGGCTGATGCGGGCCCTCGGTGTCACCGCGTCCGAGCTGGACATCACGCCGACCGCGCGGCTGATGCTGAAGGAGATCGGCCACCCCTTCGCCTCGGGCGAGCCGGTGTACGACGTCACCTTCGAGAACGTCCAGGCGGGCCTGCGCACGGACTACCTGTTCCGCCTCGCCAACCAGCGCGGCGGCATCGTCCTCGGCACCGGCGACCTCTCCGAGCTGGCGCTCGGCTGGTCGACGTACGGCGTCGGCGACCAGATGAGCCACTACAACGTCAACTCCGGCGTGCCGAAGACGCTGATCCAGCACCTGATCCGCTGGGTCATCAGCAGCGAGCAGTTCGACGAGGAGACCGGCAAGATCCTCGCCGCGATCCTCGACACCGAGATCAGCCCCGAACTCGTCCCCGGCGAGGAGCTGCAGTCCACCGAGTCGAAGATCGGCCCGTACGCGCTGCACGACTTCACCCTCTTCCACGTGCTGCGCTACGGCTTCCGCCCCTCCAAGATCGCCTTCCTCGCCTGGCACGCCTGGCACGACGCCGAGTCCGGCGCCTGGCCCCCGGGCTTCCCGGAGGCCGACCGAGGTTCCTACGACCTCGCGCAGATCCGCCACTGGCTGGAGGTCTTCATCCGCCGCTTCTTCGCGTTCTCCCAGTTCAAGCGCTCGGCCATGCCGAACGGCCCGAAGGTCTCGGCAGGCGGCTCCCTGTCCCCGCGCGGCGACTGGCGCGCCCCGTCGGACGGCACGGCCCAGGCCTGGCTGCGGGACCTGGAGCGGTTCGGCCCCCTCGGGGAAGAGGACAGGCAGTAG
- a CDS encoding permease: MAITEDAPPGGKAVPDGAPSGPDGGRRLSSPLVLTLVLLLAVLAQSPIRGFLGTPLMQSWMTVFVAVTLQALPFLVLGVLLSAAIAVFVPPSFFARALPSRPALAVPVAGLAGAVLPGCECASVPVAGALVRRGVTPAAALAFLLSAPAINPIVLTATAVAFPRDPEMVLARFAASLLVACAMGWLWQRLGRTDWLRPPAHGAHEGATRGESFWNSVRHDTMHAGGFLVLGAMAAATLKAATPADWLRAAAGNPAFSVLALAVLAVLLSICSEADAFVASSLTQFSLTARLVFLVVGPMIDLKLFAMQAGTFGRAFALRFAPATFALAIAGALVTGAVLL; this comes from the coding sequence GTGGCCATCACCGAAGACGCCCCGCCCGGCGGGAAGGCCGTCCCCGACGGCGCACCGTCCGGCCCGGACGGCGGCCGCCGGCTCAGCTCCCCGCTGGTGCTGACGCTGGTCCTGCTCCTCGCGGTGCTCGCCCAGTCCCCGATCCGCGGGTTCCTCGGCACCCCGCTGATGCAGAGCTGGATGACGGTGTTCGTCGCGGTGACGCTCCAGGCGCTGCCCTTCCTCGTCCTCGGGGTCCTGCTGTCGGCGGCGATCGCGGTGTTCGTGCCGCCGTCCTTCTTCGCGCGCGCCCTCCCGAGCCGCCCGGCGCTGGCGGTTCCCGTGGCGGGGCTCGCGGGCGCGGTGCTGCCGGGCTGCGAGTGCGCCTCGGTCCCGGTGGCGGGCGCCCTGGTGCGCAGAGGAGTCACCCCGGCCGCCGCCCTGGCCTTCCTGCTCTCCGCCCCCGCGATCAACCCGATCGTGCTGACCGCCACCGCCGTCGCCTTCCCCCGCGACCCGGAGATGGTGCTGGCCCGGTTCGCCGCGAGCCTGCTGGTGGCCTGCGCGATGGGCTGGCTGTGGCAGCGGCTGGGCCGCACCGACTGGCTGCGCCCGCCGGCCCACGGCGCGCACGAGGGCGCGACCAGAGGGGAGTCGTTCTGGAACTCGGTACGGCACGACACCATGCACGCCGGCGGCTTCCTGGTCCTGGGCGCGATGGCCGCGGCCACGCTGAAGGCGGCCACCCCGGCGGACTGGCTGCGCGCGGCGGCCGGAAACCCCGCCTTCTCCGTGCTCGCCCTCGCCGTCCTCGCCGTACTGCTGTCCATCTGCTCGGAGGCGGACGCGTTCGTCGCGTCCTCCCTCACCCAGTTCTCCCTGACGGCCAGGCTGGTGTTCCTGGTGGTGGGCCCGATGATCGACCTCAAGCTGTTCGCGATGCAGGCCGGGACCTTCGGCCGCGCCTTCGCCCTCCGCTTCGCCCCCGCCACCTTCGCGCTGGCGATCGCGGGGGCGCTCGTGACGGGGGCGGTGCTGCTGTGA
- a CDS encoding ATP-binding cassette domain-containing protein, with protein MTTTEHELAIAATGLRKAYGDKTVLDGIDIQVPAGTIFSLLGPNGAGKTTVVKILSTLISADGGAARIAGHDLTADAQAVRAAIGVTGQFSAVDGLITGEENMLLMADLHHLSRREGRQVVAGLLERFDLVEAARKPASTYSGGMKRRLDIAMTLVGDPRIIFLDEPTTGLDPRSRHTMWQIIRELVSGGTTVFLTTQYLDEADELADRIAVLNGGRIVAEGSADELKRLVPGGHVRLRFTDPAGYERAATALRETTRDDDALSLQIPSDGSQRELRAVLDWLDAAGIEADELSVHTPDLDDVFFALTGSSTLPAQSSTKETAR; from the coding sequence ATGACGACGACGGAACACGAACTCGCGATCGCGGCCACCGGGTTGCGCAAGGCCTACGGGGACAAGACGGTCCTCGACGGCATCGACATCCAGGTGCCCGCCGGCACGATCTTCTCCCTGCTCGGACCGAACGGCGCGGGCAAGACCACCGTGGTCAAGATCCTTTCCACGCTGATCTCCGCCGACGGCGGCGCGGCGCGGATCGCCGGGCACGACCTCACCGCCGACGCCCAGGCGGTCCGGGCGGCCATCGGGGTCACCGGGCAGTTCTCCGCCGTGGACGGGCTGATCACCGGCGAGGAGAACATGCTGCTGATGGCCGACCTGCACCACCTCTCCCGCCGGGAGGGACGGCAGGTCGTCGCCGGTCTGCTGGAGCGCTTCGACCTGGTCGAGGCCGCGAGGAAGCCCGCCTCCACCTACTCCGGCGGCATGAAGCGCCGCCTCGACATCGCCATGACGCTGGTCGGCGACCCGCGGATCATCTTCCTCGACGAGCCGACCACCGGCCTCGACCCGCGCTCCCGCCACACCATGTGGCAGATCATCCGCGAGCTGGTCTCCGGCGGTACGACCGTCTTCCTCACCACCCAGTACCTGGACGAGGCCGACGAGCTCGCCGACCGCATCGCGGTGCTCAACGGCGGCCGGATCGTCGCCGAGGGCAGCGCCGACGAGCTGAAGCGGCTGGTCCCCGGCGGCCATGTGCGGCTCCGCTTCACCGACCCGGCGGGGTACGAGCGGGCGGCCACCGCACTGCGCGAGACCACCCGCGACGACGACGCGCTCAGCCTGCAGATCCCCAGCGACGGAAGCCAGCGCGAGCTGCGCGCCGTCCTCGACTGGCTCGACGCCGCCGGCATCGAGGCCGACGAGCTGTCCGTGCACACCCCGGACCTGGACGACGTGTTCTTCGCCCTGACCGGCAGCAGCACCCTTCCCGCCCAGTCCAGCACCAAGGAGACCGCCCGATGA